GTAGGAGCCACCGCGAATCGCCCGCCAGGTGCCATTCGTCGGCCCGGTCGGGTCCTCACCGGGCGTTTTTTTGTAGTAGAGGTCATCGTACCAGTCCTGGCACCACTCCCGGACGTTCCCGTGCATGTCGTGCAGGCCAAAAGCGTTGGGTTCTTTCCGCCCCACCGGGTGGGTCCTGCCGCCGGCGTTGTCGAAGTACCAGGCCGTGGCATCGAGATTGCCCGCATATTTGCCGCTTCCTCCGGCGCGGCAGGCATATTCCCATTCGGCTTCCGTCGGCAGGCGGTAGAAGAACGGGTCGTCCGCATCATTCAGACGCTGAAGAAAGGTTTGCACGTCCTTCCAGGAAACGCTGTCCACGGGCAGGTCGTCGCCGACGAACTTGCTGGGGTTGTTGCCCATGATCTGCTTCCACTGGGCCTGGGTGACTTCGTATTTGCCAAGGTAGAAAGGCTGGCTGATCGTGACCCGGTGCGCCGGCTGCTCATCCGGTTCACCACCGGCTTCCCCCATGGTGAACTCGCCGGCCGGAATGAGTACCAGTTCAATGCCGGCCACGCCCGCCATGGTCTTGGGCAGGTTGTTGAGGTCAAGCGGTTGGGCTTTGCTTTTCGCCCGCGCAGCAGCGCCGGGTGTACTGCCGGCGGCCGGCGTCGCCTCCCGATCACAGCCGGAGGCGAGAAAGCAACTCGTCCACACGACACACCAACCGACCAGGATTGGCAACCGGTTTCCCAACAAAGCACTTCGCATTTTCCAGTCTCCTCAGTTCCTGCGTGTTGCGTCTGGCAACAGCACCAGAAGCTACTCGTTGTCGTGGCTTTGGAAGCCAACACGATAGGATGAACTCTTGAGGGTGAACTTTTCAGGAACAGCATGAGACAGGAAAAAGCTTAATACCGTGTTACGAAGCCGGATTCCCAGCGGAAGTCACAGCCTGGCCACCGCACCGGACGGTTCATTCGAGTTTTGTTTGCGCACCAGTGCTCTCCCGGCTAGAACTTCCGCATCACGCCTTGCGCACAAGGGAGGCACTCATCCATGGCCTTGACGCCATCCACCATGCTGGCGCTGGGAACGCCGCTGCCGGATTTCACGCTGGCGGATGTCACCACCGGACGCCCTCTGTCACCAGCCACCTTTGCCGACTGTCCGGCGCTGCTCGTGATGTTCATCTGCCGCCATTGTCCTTACGTCAAGCACGTCCAGCGGGAACTCACGGCACTGGCCAATGAGTATGTCGCCAAAGGCGTCGGCGTCCTCGCCATCAGCTCGAATGACGCCGCCACCTATCCCGAAGACGCGCCGGAATCGCTGAAAGCCATGGCGCAGGAACTCGGTTTCCAGTTTCCCTACGCCTATGATGAGACCCAGGAAGTAGCCAAAGCTTTCCAGGCAGCCTGCACCCCGGATTTCTTTGTCTATGACCGGACACGCAAACTCGTCTATCGTGGGCAGATGGATGACAGCCGCCCCGGCAACGGCCTTCCGGTTACGGGGCAAGACCTGCGCCGGGCGCTGGATGCGGTGCTGGCCGGTGAGCCGCCGCTGGACGGACAAAAGCCCAGCGTCGGCTGCAACATCAAGTGGCGGCCGGGCAATGCGCCGTCCTATGCCTGATCCGGTGTTTGAACAAGGGTGTACCTGACGAAGGCAGGCCTGAACGAGGGCGAGTATGTTTACCGGCATCATCGAGGAAGTCGGCCATCTGGAACAGCTCCGGCGGCGCTCTACCGGCGGCGTTCTGTCCATTGCCGCCAGAACCGTTCTGGAGGGCACGCACATCGGCGACAGCATTGCCGTCAATGGCGTCTGCCTGACAGTGACTTCCCTGACCGGCACGGGCTTTACGGCCGACGCCTCCGAAGAAACCCTGCGGGTGTCCAACCTGGGCCAGCTCACCCCCGGCGCAGGCGTCAATCTGGAGCGGGCCGTTGCCGTCGGCGCGCGCCTGGGCGGACACATCGTGCAGGGCCACGTGGACGCCATCGGCCGCTTTCTTTCGCGCCGTCCCAGTGGAAACGCCGTCACGATGCGCTTTGGTTTTCCGCCGGACATCGGACGCTACCTCGTGCACAAGGGCAGCATTGCCGTGGATGGCGTCAGCCTGACGATTGCCGCGCTCGGCGAGGACTGGTTTGAAATTGCCGTCATCCCGACGACGCTTGCCTGGACGACGCTGCCCCACCTCACGCCCGGCGCGCCCGTCAACCTCGAAGCCGATGTGCTCGCCAAGTACGTCGAACGCCTTTTGCAGTATTCATCGTCTTCGTCATCACCTTCGTCGGCGTCCCGGCTGACGGCCGAGCACCTGCGCGCGCTGGGTTACTAGGCAGCCGGGCAAAACGGTCAACGCGCCGCAGCCAGGGCCCGTTGCTCACCAATGAGTTCGGCTTCGGTCAGCTTCAGACTGGAAGCCGCTTCGGGCGACATCAGGGCAACAGCGACGTGGGGCTGCCCCAGGATGTAGCGGCGAAGGTAGCGCTGAATGTCGGCCCGCGAGGTTTTCCGCAGGGTTGGCAGGTAGCCGCGAAAGTAGTCCAGTCCGGTTGAAGCCCACCAGAAACTCAGCGAGTGAACGTGCTCGCTGACCTTCTCCCGCGAAAACAGGTCTTCGGCTTCAAGCAGGGTTTTGGCCACGCTGAGTTCTTCATCCGTGAAGTAGTCGGCGTCGGCAAAATGTTCGATTTCGGCATAGATGGCGCGCAGGGCGGCGCGGGCTTTCTCCGGTGTGGTTTGCAGCGTGAGGGTAATCGGGCCGACGTTGCGCTGGGTCAGGTAAATCAAATCCACGCCGGTAGCGAGACCGCTGTCCACAAGCGCCCGCTGGAAACGACTGTTTGGCTGCCGCAGGATGAACGAGAACACATCTGCCGCGTAGGTGGCCGCATCGTCCCTGCCAATCGAAGGGCCGTGCCAGCCGATCTGAATGGTGACGTTCTGCACGGGCTGCGTCACCACGACGCCTTCACTTGCTTTCAGCGGCGGATGTTCCACCAACGGGTACTTTTTGAACGGGTCTTCACCACGCGGCCAGTCTCCGAAATACGTTGCCACGAGGCGAAAGGCCTCTTCGGGTTCGACATCGCCGGCAACGAGGACGGCAGCGTTGTTCGGCACATAGTACCGCTGCTGGATGAGCCGCATCTGATCGGTTGTTGCCGCAGCCACGGTTTCGCGCGTCCCAAGGGGATTTTTGCGGCTGGTGTAGGTCGCAAACAGCCGCCGCGTCATTTCGGTTGAAAGGTAGTAGTAGGGATTTGACTCATTGCGGTCTATTTCGCCCAGTACGACTTCTTTTTCGCGGGCAAATTCCTCCTCGTCGAAAGCCGGGTACAGGGCGGCATCCCGCATGAAGCGCAGCGCCGTGGGCAGATGCCGGCTGAGCGTGGTGAAGTAGTAGTTGACCAGCTCGGTGTTTGTTGTGCCGTTGTAAATGATGCCCAGTTCGCCAATGGTGCGCAGGTAGGTTTCCTGATTTTTCACGGCCCGGTTGGCCTTGAAGAACATGTGCTCATAAAGGTGCGACAGGCCGTTGAGTTCGGGCGGCTCGGTGAAGGAACCGTTGCGGCAGGCAAGTTCAATCGTCACCAGCGGTACGGCGTGGTCTTCATAGACGATGACTTCGAGGCCGTTTGGCAGTTGGCGGTTGAAAAGCTGGGCGTACTCCGGGGCCGGGGCATCCAGCGCTTTGGCGGGAGCAGGTCTTTGGGCAGCGCGCTGGCTGCTGCCCGGCGGCAGGGCGGTTCCTACGGTTGAAAACCAGAGCGTCAGGCAGATGAGAAACCAAAGGCGCATGGTGCAGGTATTTCCGGTGTGGGAGCGTGGAGTACGGCGGCGGCAGGAGCCGGCCCGGAGGGCATCTTGGCGGGACGCGGCCGGGGCGTCAATGTCGTCGGCGGCTGTGGCGACCCCGCCGCAGGTTGACCATCCCGACTCAGGCACGCTGGGAAGTCCCTTCGTCGGACTCGTGATCCAGAACCCGCAAAGACAACAACGCGCAAGGTGTACACTGGAACCGGAAAACAACCTGCCGGGGCTGGATGTGCAGAAGCGGCGCGTTGGTGACGATGAAGGGCGTGTTCTCCGGTCTGTCGCAAGCTTACGGCAACAGCGGTTCGCACATCTCTGGTGCACGATCAATGGATCGGCTACTCAAAGAACACCGGTTCGCAACGTTGGAGGTGCATGATGCACGAGCGGATACGATTCCCCAAAGACCAGGTTGCTGAGTTCTGCCGCCTTCACCACATCCGGCGTCTGGCAGTATTCGGTTCCGCCTTGCGTTCCGATTTCAACGAGAACAGTGACATTGACATTCTGGTTGAGTTCGAGCCGGAGCACATCCCTGGACTGTTTGGCATAGCGCGTATGGAGCGCGAACTTTCAAATCTTCTCGGCGGGCGCAAGGTTGATGTACGCACGCCGGAAGACCTGAGCCGGTATTTTCGTCAGGACGTGCTGAATGAAGCGGAGGTGCAGTATGCGCAGGAATGACCGTATCCGCTTGCAGCACATGCTCGATGCCGCCCGGGAAGCTATCGAATTTGCTCAAAACAGCCGCCGTCAGGATTTGGACAGCGATCGCAAGCTGACGCTTGCCTTGGTCAAGGATATTGAAATCATTGGCGAAGCGGCTTATCGAATCACGGAGGATACACGACACACTCTGCCAGAGATTCCATGGGAAGATATTGTCGGCATGCGCCACCGGCTGGTTCATGCCTACTTCGACATCAACCTGGATATTCTCTGGAAGACCGTGCAAGAAGACCTTCCCCCACTTACGCGGATTCTTTCCGAGTTATTGGGCGAGAAATAAGCAAGCCCAATAGCATCCAGCAATGCGTCAAGCTGAAAAATCACCTCGTTCGGCTGACGTGACTGAACAGCCTGCTGGGTTATAAAAGCCATTATGAATCGCTCGGGAACACATAAAAACGCTGTCTTACTGCACGGCGCAGAGTGATGTTCCCGGGGCATCGTAACACTATCTGCCGCAACCGCTTTTCAGCAACATGAGTGATGAAAACTGGCGGGGGCGCATGTCATGCCAGCCAGTTCCCGGCTATAAAGACGCTTCCGCGCCGGGCGCGACCACGGCGCACCGAAACCGGCAGACGGCTTCAGCCCTGTAAACCATGAGTTCTTCTTCCACAGCCTCGCTCGCCTCGCCCGTTGCTTCTGCGCCAACCGCTGCATCTTCAGCCCAACCTTCCAGCCCCACGCTCACCCCGTGGCAGCGCCTGCTTCGCTTCTGCGCGCCCTACTGGCCCAGCTTTCTGCTCGGCGGGCTGTGCATTCTGGCCAGCGCCTATATCAACCTGCTGTCGCCACAGGTGATTCGTACGGCTGTGGATGACCTTGGCAGGGGCGTCACGCAGTCCAAGATCGCACGCTATGCCGGGCTGGTTGTCGGCATCGCCGCCATCCGGGGGCTGTTTTTGTTCTGGCAGCGGCGCATCCTCATCAACCGCTCGCGCGACATCGAATACGACCTGCGTCAGGCCTTCTACGCCCATCTCCAGCAGCAACCGCCGTCCTTTTTCCATCGCCAGCGGATTGGCGATCTGATGTCGCGTGCCACGAACGACATCGGCGCCGTACGCATGCTCATCGGCCCGGCCGTACTCTACGGCCTCAACACACTGTTCACCGTCCTGCTCGTTCTGCCCGCCATGGTGGCCGTCAACGTCACCCTCACCGCCTTCGCCCTCATCACCCTGCCGCTGGCGGCGGCCGCCACGAAATACTTTGGGGCGCGCATCCACGACCAGTCGGAGCGCATTCAGGAATACTTCGGACTGGTGACGGCCAAGGCGCAGGAAAACTTTTCCGGCGTCCGTGTCGTGCGCGCCTTCGCCCAGGAAGCCGCTGAAGAAGCCGCCTTCGACGCCATGAACCGGGAGTTCGTCCGACGCAACCTGCAACTCATCCGCCTGTCAGCCCTGTTTCGTCCGGTTCTCGACATCCTGTTCGGACTCGGCCCGGCCATTGTGCTGTGGTACGGCGGGCGGCTCGTTCTGCGCGGCGAGCTG
This window of the Chloracidobacterium sp. N genome carries:
- a CDS encoding formylglycine-generating enzyme family protein, whose translation is MRSALLGNRLPILVGWCVVWTSCFLASGCDREATPAAGSTPGAAARAKSKAQPLDLNNLPKTMAGVAGIELVLIPAGEFTMGEAGGEPDEQPAHRVTISQPFYLGKYEVTQAQWKQIMGNNPSKFVGDDLPVDSVSWKDVQTFLQRLNDADDPFFYRLPTEAEWEYACRAGGSGKYAGNLDATAWYFDNAGGRTHPVGRKEPNAFGLHDMHGNVREWCQDWYDDLYYKKTPGEDPTGPTNGTWRAIRGGSYFANAAACRSAVRYKLDPELRLDSVGFRVAASVR
- a CDS encoding thioredoxin family protein, whose product is MALTPSTMLALGTPLPDFTLADVTTGRPLSPATFADCPALLVMFICRHCPYVKHVQRELTALANEYVAKGVGVLAISSNDAATYPEDAPESLKAMAQELGFQFPYAYDETQEVAKAFQAACTPDFFVYDRTRKLVYRGQMDDSRPGNGLPVTGQDLRRALDAVLAGEPPLDGQKPSVGCNIKWRPGNAPSYA
- a CDS encoding riboflavin synthase, yielding MFTGIIEEVGHLEQLRRRSTGGVLSIAARTVLEGTHIGDSIAVNGVCLTVTSLTGTGFTADASEETLRVSNLGQLTPGAGVNLERAVAVGARLGGHIVQGHVDAIGRFLSRRPSGNAVTMRFGFPPDIGRYLVHKGSIAVDGVSLTIAALGEDWFEIAVIPTTLAWTTLPHLTPGAPVNLEADVLAKYVERLLQYSSSSSSPSSASRLTAEHLRALGY
- a CDS encoding pitrilysin family protein; translation: MRLWFLICLTLWFSTVGTALPPGSSQRAAQRPAPAKALDAPAPEYAQLFNRQLPNGLEVIVYEDHAVPLVTIELACRNGSFTEPPELNGLSHLYEHMFFKANRAVKNQETYLRTIGELGIIYNGTTNTELVNYYFTTLSRHLPTALRFMRDAALYPAFDEEEFAREKEVVLGEIDRNESNPYYYLSTEMTRRLFATYTSRKNPLGTRETVAAATTDQMRLIQQRYYVPNNAAVLVAGDVEPEEAFRLVATYFGDWPRGEDPFKKYPLVEHPPLKASEGVVVTQPVQNVTIQIGWHGPSIGRDDAATYAADVFSFILRQPNSRFQRALVDSGLATGVDLIYLTQRNVGPITLTLQTTPEKARAALRAIYAEIEHFADADYFTDEELSVAKTLLEAEDLFSREKVSEHVHSLSFWWASTGLDYFRGYLPTLRKTSRADIQRYLRRYILGQPHVAVALMSPEAASSLKLTEAELIGEQRALAAAR
- a CDS encoding nucleotidyltransferase family protein; translation: MMHERIRFPKDQVAEFCRLHHIRRLAVFGSALRSDFNENSDIDILVEFEPEHIPGLFGIARMERELSNLLGGRKVDVRTPEDLSRYFRQDVLNEAEVQYAQE
- a CDS encoding DUF86 domain-containing protein, which codes for MRRNDRIRLQHMLDAAREAIEFAQNSRRQDLDSDRKLTLALVKDIEIIGEAAYRITEDTRHTLPEIPWEDIVGMRHRLVHAYFDINLDILWKTVQEDLPPLTRILSELLGEK